The following coding sequences lie in one Nitrospirota bacterium genomic window:
- a CDS encoding zinc dependent phospholipase C family protein, producing MKISKLFWIISFLLVPSLSYAWGPLTHIYLGNELFSLSALIPAGVLELMRRYRKDFLYGNIMADIIIGKKYLPEGKSSHSWEVGFDLLKAAKTSQQKAFVYGYLCHLASDTVAHNSYTADKKNIGHTLLEMKADSIIDKKYWFQAMLIDRKTQVRNDLFLENSLERFLFSFKTNKRIFKGMVFFSFMNQQKIGDFIDRRLVTSIPDRDAIELLHQESLDKMIDLLQNFEGSEVISTRPGGTVRNGKFAKAFVQFQAEKGNRRLFYRQ from the coding sequence ATGAAAATATCCAAGCTTTTCTGGATTATATCCTTTCTTCTTGTTCCGAGCCTCAGCTATGCCTGGGGGCCTTTGACGCATATCTATCTCGGGAATGAGCTTTTCTCTCTCAGCGCCCTTATCCCTGCAGGCGTTCTTGAGCTTATGAGGAGATACCGAAAAGATTTTCTTTACGGAAACATCATGGCAGATATCATCATCGGCAAGAAATATCTGCCTGAGGGCAAGAGCTCTCACAGCTGGGAAGTTGGATTTGATCTTCTCAAGGCGGCTAAGACATCGCAGCAGAAGGCGTTTGTCTACGGTTATCTTTGCCACCTTGCATCTGATACGGTTGCCCACAATTCCTACACTGCAGACAAGAAGAATATCGGTCATACGCTCCTTGAGATGAAGGCAGACAGTATTATTGACAAGAAATACTGGTTCCAGGCAATGCTTATCGACAGAAAAACACAAGTGCGCAATGATCTCTTCCTTGAAAACTCGCTTGAGCGCTTTCTCTTTTCTTTTAAGACCAATAAAAGAATCTTCAAGGGCATGGTCTTCTTTTCCTTTATGAATCAGCAGAAGATTGGTGATTTTATTGATCGCAGGCTGGTCACGTCTATCCCCGACCGTGATGCCATCGAACTGTTGCACCAGGAGTCGCTTGACAAGATGATTGACCTGCTTCAGAATTTTGAAGGCTCTGAAGTGATCTCGACAAGGCCGGGAGGTACTGT